ACATGTTGATACACATAATGGAAATTCACAACAAAGGACGTTGATCTTCCATTTCGTGTTTCCTCCTAATGGAGAGCGATCGTGGTCACACCCTGCACAGTTGACATTGCAGTCTCCTTTGCATCGACAACTTAGTTTCAgtgaaagtgttgttgtttatcagAATTGCTTATTGAAATAATCTCTGGCAAAATGTGCTTCAAAGTGAGACATTATAttcatggaataaaaaaaaattcacctCGGAGTTCCGGGCTGAAAGTTAAAGCGTGCACTTGATGTATAACTATAGAGAATCACTACACAGGGGAGCTGCAGCAGTCTTTTCCAGGTCATATGAGTTATAATTCTGCCAGCATGTCCTGGTCAGTACAAGGATACTCCCCAGCATGTCATCAGTAACAGTCCTAACACATAACCACACCATATggtctttttcccccctctgttaTGAGTCTGTGGTGGGTCAAATgtagaaatgtaatattaatgtgtaaacaacaacagttatttaacaaaaaagtaatGACCGTATGTAATGATGATGCGTTTATATGGTGTAAATTTTAGTTGTGTTATCTACTCACTCTGGTTTATGAAGCAATTATAAAGTAACTTGATCTGAGgttaatgtttatattttttttaatctcttctaCAATTTAAAAGCAGCTTGTAATGAGGGAAGAAAAGTCTATTATAAGAATATGACTTCCTATAAATATGATTGCCTGATATGATTTTAATTATAATATCTTGTTAAGTAGAATGTAATTTACTGACCAACTCCCTGCCACATTTATAAACTCACTGCACTCTGTTTAAAATCCATTAAAGCTGTAATATAGTCATGATTTTGTcccaatttcattttaatttcatgatGAAATTAAACGAGTGAAGTGAACAGTACCACAGAGCTGACTGCAAGCGTGCTTgttgtaattaaaacataatgcaCCCCTCTCCCATTTTGTAAATAACCATGAGAATTGTAGAGTTTGTAAAATGACACGGCTGACAGCGGAGTCAAAATGTTACCTTTAAAGATGAGTTCTTTATCGCTGTTATCATTCCTTCCTTTTCACGTTAATCAAAGATCATAAAATGACTCTTGTTTAATGTAAGCCATACACCACGGCGGCTTACACCCACCTGCTTTTGCTGTGCCAGTGCATACATCAGTTATTCTTCTAAGGGCACGATCACACAGAGATGCAGCGCAACAGGCAAAGCTGCTTCAATCATGCGTCGAAAAAAgccagtgtggaaaaaaaaaaataaaacatgctgtGCCTTGTGCATCTGTGGAATAGAGCTGCATGCAAACGCTGGTGACTAAATGTAAACATCAGGGAGACAAAAATGGATTCATGCAGATATCAAATCCCTGCCTGTGCTTTCTTTTCTTggtgaggaggaaggaaaaagcCTTTCTGGTGTAAGGGATCTGGAAATCTCTGCATCTGCACATTCTGTTCAGAAAATTGCAAATTGTTTCATATAtagatgaataaaaacatttttaaagtaacATGTATGCAATGTCAGTGGAGGCATGGCACAAGTTAGCAGTGTTGTAATTATTCATGTATCTGTTATTGTGTAGCTTAACTTTTACTCCTCTATGCATTGCCTCtaattaagtgtcttgctcaaggacacatatagactagcaaaGCCagaaatcaaacccacaaccttccagttgaaagacagctcgccctaccactgagctaccacggctcaatcctaactcctcacttttttaacacattttatgtcagaaaatacattttgatacttaagtgcagtaaatgtcgTATACTTTAagatttttacttaagtaatattataaaaaaagggatttcaacttctaccaaagtcattttctggtaagatactttgtacctttactcaagtatccctttaaggtacttaaGACCAAAATGTCAGCAGACCAGCCTTTTAAACATACTTTGCTGTATCTGCAGCCTGGGCAAACCAGCCTGAGagtgcattttgcattttgaagcaggagctaatactacacaaacaaaaaaaacatcctcctTTCTAGTATGTAGTtcactttttcatcttttactcTACAGAGAGCCTCCTATAGTTTTGGAGTAAATATTTATactacaccaggggtgtcaaactcatttttgttcaggggccacatacagcacaatatgatctcaagggggccggaccagtaaaaatagcaaaataatagaataataacctatgaacaacaagaactcctttgttttttctcctttgtttaacatttaatgaaggagaattttacaaaacatgacatttcttgaaaaatataagtgcaatttcaacaatatcatgacGCAAGTCCTGTTTCTTGCGAAACCTGAGACTTTGTGAGATCTCCTGATTCTAAGGACCCCTTGGGTCTTGCAAGGCTGGCTTTGCGCTAACAGATGGTCGGGGGactggagacagcccccaatctcctgGCAGCAAGCCATGTAATCATCACAATTACTCCGTAGCTGTTAAAGTAGGGTAAAAAATCCACTTTAAATGCTTTGaaaggaaagggaggagtgagcgAAAGGGGTCCTGTGTTTGCTAAAAACCTGCAGTCTCAACATTGGAAGTCCCCACTTCTCACACACTACTGCGACTTTGGTTTGAAACCTCCCTCTCCAGTTATCTCGTTCCAGCCAGACAACCTGCGTTTAAGCTATATACTGCAGCAGGAATACATTTCACACGTATTTGAGTTTGGCGTGAGCAAATTTCTTAAACCCCCCTGTCGAAGCCTTGATGCTggtgtggtggtgatggtgctgGGGCTGAAGTATGGGCAGCGGCGCTGGAACGAGGCGGAGAGAGCTGGGTGGCAAGTGTTGCACTTTAAAGAGACCACAGAGTtggaagggtgtgtgtgtttgtggcgaATGAGGCATGTCACATATAGTTGGTGTAGCTTGAGTTGACTGTCTGAATGctctgctccctccctcctgacCTCCGCAACAATGACTCTCAAATCCTAACCACATTGCACCGTccaattttattgtttataattaaatgctgcagacaaataaaatatagtatTATGTTGAATTTTTATGAGTCTATCAGGTGCTTAAATGTcaataatattgtttatttttttgctaatatGAATtgtgagggccacacggttggtgtagtggttagcactcttgcctttgcagcaagaagacccgggttcatgaCCCGTtcggaacgagggcctttctgtatggaggtTGCaggttctccccgtgtgtgtgtgtaggggttttctccaggttctccggtttcctaaATTGACTGttgttgtgagagtgaatggttgtttgtctgtatgtggccctgcgatggactcatgtgcaggataaagcagtagaagatgggtGAATTGTGAGGGTTTAGTTtagtgttttctctctgtcgCCTACCGTCGTCTACTTCTTAATCTCACCTGTGTCTGCCACAGGGAGCGTGCACCGTTTCTTCTTCTGCATATCCTCCCTAGCTTATCTTCATCTTCCTGCCTGGCAGCTTAGAGCCTGATTGGTCATTGTTAAGCGAGGATTTGAACCAAACTGAGAAATTCCACACACCAGATAACAGAAACACTATGAACTTCAATGATGCAATGATGTgaaggagttttttttattttagtcgGTGTTTAATCGGGGCCATTCTCATGAGCACGAGTGAATGCTTAGGATTTTACCCACAAAATAATCCTAATACctgtatgatgatgatttaattCGGTGCAGAATAACCTGTAATGACCATGTAAGATCGTTACGTGGTAGAAAATATGTCTTCAGCTGTTTAGCTTGTATTGCTCGTCTCTCCTCTTCACTACATCAAtaattctttcttcttcttcttttttttttgctcaagtTCTCCTGAAACATTGGCTCTCACGcccacaaatgaaacaaaaagccAGGAAGTAAAAGTGGCAGTTTTTATTCACCAGGTTCTAGTTAACAACAGAAAGAAATACTGCtgtgatatatattttttttttttacaccttctCCCTCTTTGAATCCCTCCACTTTATCTTGTCCACTCTTGCCTGGCACACTTGTATCTTTTTGTCTTGGCGTCTTCTCTGCGACTCTTTATCTTCATACTTGTCAGTGTTTTGTCCTCTCGCCGCCCGTTTTCTCTTTTAAAGCTCCTCGGAGTGAAAGGCTGAATGACAGGGGAGAAAATCAGTCGCAGTAGTTCATCAATCACGCCTACAGCAGGTGTAAATGTTAGGGGAGGGAGAGTGGCACACATGCAAACCACTGATTGTGATGTTTTCGCCCGGAGAAAACATGCACTTTGGCTGCTATTACTACACATGGAGAGTGATGATCAGTGTTAGGCTGCCTTTTTATTCATGAATTTttgtttcatcatcatcacctgctgctgattTGGCCTTAAAACGTCTTCTTAAATACTTGAACAGGAGCAAGTGTTGCCCAAGGTCaaggttttattacatttaattaacgGTAACATGACTGGAACACTGGTTTTTGGTAATTGAATTGAAGAAGCTAATATTAAAAGCTCATTTTCTACCAATTGTAGTGGCACAATTTTGCAGGTTAGATGAGCATCATATTCATTACTACTATAACCCGGTTTAGTCAGTGAGTGATTACACTCTGCAGCCGCGTCGTTACTATGACGTGCACGTCCGCGGGCTATAACAATGCAAGACTGCACTAAAAACATGTGGTTTTAGCATAAACATGAGAAGAGTTTGATACAGGGTTTTTCCACATTGACATGCAGATTATTTTGTTCCCCCCTTTATTTCCACAGaatattgaaaatgtttcattcatgGTCTGGTGCGTGTAAAAGCCTTCTCCCTGAACAAGACGTTAGGTGGGATAAGCACAGGCGGATTATGAAACAGCAGGATCTTGTGTACAAAATGTAAAAGGGCCCATCTTCCTCTACAAAGCAGACAGATTTGAAATGACAACACATCTGcagctgtttcatgtttttccctTAAGTAGTTTCTGTGTCTCTTTAGTGATTTTGAAGAGACACCGTGGACACAAGAACATCTTAATGTGTTAATAGTAATCCTCATGGGTTAGATGGGTTACGAGTGTAAGGTGATGTGTTCTTACATGTGAGGGTTTCAGTTAGGTGGTGAataccttcctcctcctcctcgggaGCGACCAAATTGGCGGCAAACGTCCACATCACCTCCCACCAATCAGTGTTTTCCTGAGCTGTGATTGGAGCGTAGCTGGACTTCATTGGACGAACACCGCCTGAGTCAAAGCAGAATAGATACATGTACACTCCACAAGTCAAAAgaactaaaaaacaacatatgacATTTGACCATTATTTTAGGCAAGAGTGGAGTCAAGGATACAGACTGGACGAAAACACAATAATCGTTATTTATACTTGAGTGAATGTGACGTTTTTACTTGCCTCTACCCTTCAAACCTCTCTTAGCGATggcagaaggaggagggagaccTGATATTGAGAGAGATACATGAACGcaacattatcaacattatcaGACGCAGTGTCTTTGGGTAAATTACAGGTTGCAAAGAGgataaaggaaacaaaaagcaaacaaagaggAGACAATAGATTCAAAAACGTAAAAGAACAATGAGCAGCAGCCTTTGTCTCActgctgttttgtttagttttcaaGCAATCGAAGCCACATGCAGCGTTAGATTCCACACACGCGTGACACTAATGCAGTAACgtgataacaaaacaaacaacaaagtttTATCACAAAGAACAAGCTCAGACTTAACTCTGAAGTGAAGGATGCGGAGGACACAGCAATAAGCAGCAACACATCCAGCTTTTGTGATGATTCAGCTTCACTGGTTTTTACCCTTAATGTAATATATCTCAAtgacttgatttatttatgtttttgtaagaCATATTTCTTATATTCTGTAGGATgtgctttatttattgtgtttaactTTTATGTTTGCTGTAAAACGTCTCTTTGTGTTGGACTGACCTGCCAAGGGAGTTCTGTTTAACCATACACAGctccttttaaataaataataatcatacaggcaaacaaatgacataaaatcTATACTTTGTTCTGATTTTCCTGTCTCAGTGTAGCCGGACTCtgatcaaacaaacaacaaggcTAGAAATCACAAGTGGCATTTCATACGCAATAATTATAGCATCTACAAGTGCAGGCTTGATGATTAATTACAAACTTACTCTCATTAACCTTTAATGATTTCATTAGTGAGCTGATTTCTCATCAGacatgaagttttttttttattattatcacgATCAaactgtgtgcttgtgtgtctcaGCGTCTTCTTGAACAATTCATTAACCGCTAATTGCCGCGGCATCTGCTTCGTATTGCATTCAGACTCAcaccagtgttgttgttttttttgattatgtatttattcactacagcacacacacacacacacacacacacacacacacactgtacagttcTGTACGACTTACTGCGGAGGGACTTTGCCGCCCAAATATTTTGCCGCTCATCAGTATCTGTAATAAGCCAGATAATGCCTTCACTGCTCTGGCCTTGAAGATAATGACACATCCTGTTAGTGGTGTTAAAGCAAACTGTGATGCAACAGCTGCCACGGCGGCGAGCGCGTGTTTGCATCCGTCTCTCTGAGGAACACATGAATTAGCACATTCATCGCTCCTCCGCGAGTATTATGATAACTCCTGGCTCTAAAGTGCTAAATGCATTGTTTTGGTTGTCTCTGTGGATCTCTTTAATTTGCCCCTCTCCAGCTctctgcctgtttgttgtcCAAGTCTCCTCACAGACAGCTCATTAATGCGGTGGCATTTCTTTGATTGACATTTCCACACTCTATCAGGAATAGAAGGACAGCCCTCCACCTCCAACACTTCCACCcgctctctttctgtctcgTTTCTCTCCGTGTCGCTTTTCATCTCCATCTATTTCTGCTCATCGTCTTACTTTCATGTTGTCatcctgtgttttctcttcatgtgtCTTCCTCTCGTGTCTTTATTCTCTCCCAACctttctgcctttgtttttttgttgttgtttttagtttggTGTAAAGTTTAGCAGCCACATCGACATGAGaaaacatgaaggaaaaaaggaagatgAAAATCTTGGAGGAGAGTTGAGAGGAGGGTCagggcaaaaagaaaatgttgtccTCTGATCGTCactgtgtccttccttccttctttccttccttcctctgatCTTTcctgtgtccttccttcctccctctgatTGTCcctgtgtccttccttccttcccctgtgtccttccttctgtccttccttcctctgatcctccttcctttcttcctctgaTCATCCATGtgtccttccctccttcctctgaTCCTCcctgtgtccttccttcctctgctctttcttcctctgatCCTCCCTGtgtccttccttctttcttcctctgatccttgtccttccttccttcctctgatCCTCCCTGtgtccttcctttcttcctctgaTCATCCATGtgtccttcctcccttcctctgaTCCTCcctgtgtccttccttcctttcttcctctgaTCTTTcctgtgtccttccttccttccttccttccttcctgagGATGATGTAAACATTCTTCAGGTTCAGACTCACAAATGTCTGGAATATAATTCCAGCCTGTTCTTCTTGTGACATAAACAATGTTCTCACCCcagtttattttaaacacttcagctgctttttctctgacagaggaggaagaacagtCTTTACATGACTGATTCTGcccactgtctctgtctctcaacCATTGTCTTTCCTTCTGTGACAGCCCCTGCTGCTTTATACAACAACCTTCTTAGTACTGTATGTCTCCACATTtatatgcacgcacacacacacacacacacttcgcTTTTTCACGACAGGGCAAATTGCATATCTTCTTCATTGTCCAGAAATGTCCCCTTGTGGTTTCATTTACACAAACTGGCCTTTATTGAAATGTCATGGTGGGAGAAAAGCCTTGTGATTAAAAATGCAGCCCAGCATTTTGTCATTGTCACCTTGCAAATATTTGCCTCCAGAAATGGAAGATAACTCCAACGTACAGGGAAACATCTCCTCACTTCAGCTCTATCATTAGCCCTGACAGAAATATCTCTCTGTGACTTGGAGAAAAAGACTTGAAACTTTTATTGATAGCTGTGTGATGTGCGGGGTGATGTATGAATCAATTTCCATCCCGGACTCTCTATTCCATTTTCACTGAGCTCTTGAAATATCAACTCCAACACTTCCAGTGCCAAATAGACAGTAAATCTCCACAATTGCACAATTGATTCAATCTTAAATTCCTAGCAGCAGATTTACAGCTGCATTCATACACATGATCTGAATAAGCAACTTTATCACCCTTTGTTATTAATAAGCCTCTGGTTTCTTTAAGTCTCACTTCTACTGAACCTGACCTTAACTTAAACATGTATTCTCCTTAGATTTACATTATAAGGAGTGGTTTCTTTTGGTGTTAACGGATATAGGTCCTCACAACATGCGTCCACACTAGTAAtgcaacacatactgtatggtACATTATCGTGCACTGACACAGACTTGTGACAAATGCGGTAAAACCCccaataaatgtaaaattgaaCAAATGCTAATTTATTCCAGGGCGGCACAAAAGAtcactgagtggtttgtttAGTTCAGTAAAATTTTATGGATCGTAAACTCGCTCTTTCCAGTCCGTTTAACCATTCGCGTGAGGTTTTGGAACGTCACTTTCCCATTCATTTGTCATCCGTCTGTTGCAATGATTAAGGGCTGTTAATCACGGGTCGTTTCCTCTTCACAGCAAAtgagaaaacaagacacacattttgaaaaaaaaaacgtttttcaAAGGGCAAATCAGCACTAAGTCACTTTAAAGATTTCTTTCCATGTCCATTTTCCTTTTCAGATATACATGTGTTTAACTTTGCAAACAGCTATGAGGCAGGAATTTGGATgggaggtgaaaaaaaaagctacagTAACTTTGTAAAGCTTGTCAGCAAAAAGTCAATGTTACAGGATAGTTGGTATTCATGGAGAGGACCATGTCAGGGACTAAACTGCACTATAGCAGAAATATAAAGATGGTGATGCCCCACACTTAACAGTTTCCTTCAAGAGCCCTTGTGTCCCTCGCATGTACAATAGCTTTACCTGGCACTCAAATCAGCAGAATCATGGCTCTCGGCACATGTTTAGCTTTTTGACAGCTGGTGGCGAACGCGTGCAGAGTGAAGGTTCCACCCACTGCAAGGTTTTGTCCTGATTTAGTGTTGATCCACCCTTGAAAAAGGTCAAATGCAAGCGGCTCTCAGTGTGAAATACTGGACACACACAGCGGACAAGACAGGACAAGGACCATCTTGATTTCCACTGCTCGGTCACGCGTTGTTGTCGTGCAAGCAAGAGAAAAACATGCGGCGCAGTTTAGATTGTTAATGTTTCgtttgcttgttgttgttgtttttaccagGAGATAAACACACGGGGTCGTCACAGTATGATGTGTACTCTTTGGATGGGATGGCAGGTGATTGACAGCATGAGGATGGAGGAGAGGTGAAGGGGGTTTGGGGGGATGGATGAACAAAGGAGGAAAGTGAGGACAAGTGTTACAGATGAGTGTGTTGAATGTGTGAGGCAGGACTATCGCTGCACTGCAGCATATAGTCCTCATACATGGTGGCGGTGATGTGGAGCAGTTGTGACAAAGAATAGATATGAGTTGAATTGACTCGTAAATTAGCCGAGCACCGAAATACACCAGCtctgtgacaaaaataaatgattgattttctgTTGTGTGGTCGGAAAAAACAACTGCGACGCTTTTAGCTCTGTGCATGACACTGTATCTGATTTGATCACCGCAGTATTTAATATGCGCCGCAGACAGACTTTGTGTATTACAAGACGCGATACAATTAAGTGAACTCCATGAGGTAATTTATTCTTCCTATAATAAGTAAatgacattcatttatttcatggaATTTATCCACAAATGCTGCATTTTCAAACATTCGTCATCAACTGATGACTAAACTAGACTTGTAACTAATTTAGTTTAAACGGTAAAAAATAGAAGAAGGTGTTTTTGGAAGCAGAGTAGTGTCTCATCAAAAggtgcaaaaaaagaacaacttcAATGATACATTTAGTCCATTTTTAACTCCATTATTAACCAACAGGTATTAAATATCATGTCAACAGATAATCATTTGACACTTACTCAACTGATAATTAACATACAATTAACTATGTTGTCTACAGCCTCTAACCTATACAAAAGTGCCTGTTGATTATATTGATATTATCTGTAGATTTCTTTTAGTCtgtcttcaaaaacaaaaatgcatatGCTCACACATTTAAAGGACAATCAGTGGCcattttccttgtgtcccttctggcaggaaaagaaaataatccccTTCTCATGCAATTACAGCAACTGATATCCTTTTATTGCATGGGAGGATTTCTTCACCcttagaacacggagcatttaggctgctttttttccatgattatgCTAAAACGTGTATTCAGAGTCtataaaatgtgcaatatagactgtcttatatccttttcaccaactatataaacacacctgagcaaaaagtactacaAATCTTTCAAATCGGATTGAATGTGTGAAATTTGGAATTATGTCACAGCTCAAATTTCGCTTGActcgtttttatgaaaaaaaataacagaaaaaacggtctattttgtgatttttgcgCAATTGTTGCGCCCggttttgaaaaaataatatGAGATATAAAacgaatcataactttgactcaacaacacatacgCAAGacgaaaaaaacacagtttttttaaagcctgaagatgtgacctataaacacacaccctcaggatgtccatataaggagttgtgtaatCTGTGTTAAGGGTTAAGGAatacttaacaaaaaaaacctacccTGTAATTTCCTGCAGGTAAAATAgtcatattataataataatcaaattgCACTTCCTCAGTCTGATCCATAAAGTCATTTATAACTGTAGTGGATTCACATTAGCACGGCCACATTTATCCTCTTATTTCTTTGGGAAATCAACCCAgatgctgtgtttacaaaaagaaaactgtgttcTGCAACTGCAGCACAAGAGAGCGACTGTTGTTCTCCTCCCCCATCTTATTATACTGTAATCAGATGTTTCTCATTATCTCCAGATAAAACTAAATTGGTTTGTGGAGCTTTGTAAAGCCCCGATCACGGTGCCAGCGAGCAGACAGACTTAAGCAGACCTGGAAAATGTTTGAAGGCGATATCTTGCATTTAACTGAATCGGTCTTTAACCTAACTGCAGTCTCTGGGAAATTCATTTTCTCTTATCTCGTGGCAATTAAGTAATTAAAGCATGATCAGGAGGGGGAACGGAGTCTGATCACTCAAAACAAATAAGACCTATACGGTATAAAATGAAGCAAAGCGGCAACGTTACATTTGTAGATTATCAAAGAAGTCTCCATCCACCGTCTATGAGTGGAGTTTTCTTTTCAATCCATTCTTTGAGTGTATGAGTCAGATGTTCttgtgaagatgaagaggagtgCGTGGACCTCAGCATGTACTCAGCGGGATACTACagcagtacatactgtataatgttAGAGAAAAGGGCTCTCCCGAACAGGAGCGTGTCATTTTCGATGCATTCATCGAGTCAAGTGACTGCTTAACGCGCCACGTGCCGCTTTAAAACACCAGCCGAGGTTCAAGCACCGCATTGACGGTCAGGCGTGTTGAAC
The sequence above is drawn from the Solea senegalensis isolate Sse05_10M linkage group LG17, IFAPA_SoseM_1, whole genome shotgun sequence genome and encodes:
- the LOC122784096 gene encoding triadin-like isoform X5, giving the protein MSSQSNGGAVIPTARSSARSFMDDVILTFSSPMAWLLVVALILTWSGVAIVLFDLLDYKTLTEYTSYCDDPVCLSPGLPPPSAIAKRGLKGRGGVRPMKSSYAPITAQENTDWWEVMWTFAANLVAPEEEEEGIHHLTETLTSFHSEEL
- the LOC122784096 gene encoding triadin-like isoform X4; translation: MSSQSNGGAVIPTARSSARSFMDDVILTFSSPMAWLLVVALILTWSGVAIVLFDLLDYKTLTDTDERQNIWAAKSLRSLPPPSAIAKRGLKGRGGVRPMKSSYAPITAQENTDWWEVMWTFAANLVAPEEEEEGIHHLTETLTSFHSEEL
- the LOC122784096 gene encoding uncharacterized protein LOC122784096 isoform X2 yields the protein MSSQSNGGAVIPTARSSARSFMDDVILTFSSPMAWLLVVALILTWSGVAIVLFDLLDYKTLTEYTSYCDDPVCLSPDTDERQNIWAAKSLRSLPPPSAIAKRGLKGGVRPMKSSYAPITAQENTDWWEVMWTFAANLVAPEEEEEGIHHLTETLTSFHSEEL
- the LOC122784096 gene encoding triadin-like isoform X6, translating into MSSQSNGGAVIPTARSSARSFMDDVILTFSSPMAWLLVVALILTWSGVAIVLFDLLDYKTLTEYTSYCDDPVCLSPGLPPPSAIAKRGLKGGVRPMKSSYAPITAQENTDWWEVMWTFAANLVAPEEEEEGIHHLTETLTSFHSEEL
- the LOC122784096 gene encoding uncharacterized protein LOC122784096 isoform X1; amino-acid sequence: MSSQSNGGAVIPTARSSARSFMDDVILTFSSPMAWLLVVALILTWSGVAIVLFDLLDYKTLTEYTSYCDDPVCLSPDTDERQNIWAAKSLRSLPPPSAIAKRGLKGRGGVRPMKSSYAPITAQENTDWWEVMWTFAANLVAPEEEEEGIHHLTETLTSFHSEEL
- the LOC122784096 gene encoding triadin-like isoform X3, with the translated sequence MSSQSNGGAVIPTARSSARSFMDDVILTFSSPMAWLLVVALILTWSGVAIVLFDLLDYKTLTEYTSYCDDPVCLSPDTDERQNIWAAKSLRSLPPPSAIAKRGLKGRGGVRPMKSSYAPITAQENTDWWEVMWTFAANLVAPEEEEEAFHSEEL
- the LOC122784096 gene encoding triadin-like isoform X7 — protein: MSSQSNGGAVIPTARSSARSFMDDVILTFSSPMAWLLVVALILTWSGVAIVLFDLLDYKTLTGLPPPSAIAKRGLKGRGGVRPMKSSYAPITAQENTDWWEVMWTFAANLVAPEEEEEGIHHLTETLTSFHSEEL